The Brachionichthys hirsutus isolate HB-005 chromosome 17, CSIRO-AGI_Bhir_v1, whole genome shotgun sequence genome segment GAGCTCCAATAGTGCGACATCTTCCCGAGGTCCATCAGGAGGACTGGCGAACGGTTCCGTTAAAGTTCTCTTGGGACCATGTTGATAACATGACACTAACACCTCTGTCTTTACTGGAACCAGATTATATTTCTGGTCCTGGTGGATCTCTGTGTTAAATAAAGTCAATTGGACTTGTAGGGAAATATTGAatatgtttcacctctcatccaagagaaCTGATGAAACCTCTTGGACGAGAGGCCAAATGTCTTCAGgcttttcctacaagtccaACTGACTTTATTCAATACAGGGATCGACACACTCCTTCAATAAATCTTCTTCTATGGTATGCAGTGAGTCAGCGTGCCGATTCTACAGCCATCAGATGAAGGGAAAGCACCGGGCCATCAAAAAGATGAATGAGATCCAGAAGAACATTGATGGCTGGGAGGGAAAGGACATCGGTCAGTGCTGCAACGAGTTCATCATGGAGGGCACGCTGACCCGTGTGGGCGCCAAACACGAGCGCCACATCTTCCTGTTTGACGGCCTGATGATCTGCTGCAAGTCCAATCACGGGCCGCCACGGCTGCCTGGCGCCGGCTCCACCGCAGAGTATCGACTGAAAGAGAAGTTCTTCATGCGCAAAGTCCAAATCAATGACAAGGATGATAAGGAGGGTGAATATCGGCATGCCTTTGAGATCATCCTGAAGGATGGCAACAGCGTCGTGTTCGCTGCCAAGTCAGCCGAAGAGAAGAACGGCTGGATGGCTGCGCTGATCTCGCTTCAGTACCGCAGCACGCTGGAGCGCATGCTGGACTCGGCCATgttgcaggaggagaaggaggagcaagTGAGGCTCCCGGGAGCAGAGGTGTACCGCTTCTCTGAAGCCGACTCGGAGGAGAACATTGTGTTTGAGGAGAACGTTCAGTCCAAGTCTGGGATCCCCATCATCAAAGCAGGGACGGTCCTGAAGCTGATCGAGAGACTCACCTTCCACATGTATGCAGGTAAGGATTGATGCTGCACAGGTGTTCACAAAGAGCCAAGAGTGTGTCAAGAATAATGTCAATGATGTCATTGATGAGGACTGATCAGTATGACAGAGTGGTAAGctgacagcagtgtgtgtgtgtgtgtgtgtgtgtgtgtgtgtgtgtacatgtatatgtgtgtgtgtgtctgtgtacatgtatgtgtgtgtgtgtgtctgtgtacatgtatatgtgtgtgtgtctgtgtacatgtatatgtgtgtgtgtctgtatacatgtacgtgtgtgtctgtatacatgtacgtgtgtgtctgtatacatgtacgtgtgtgtctgtatacatgtacgtgtgtgtctgtatacatgtatgtgtgtatgtattccCACTTTTCTTTGATATTTAAAGTGTCTTTGTTGtagcataaatgttttaattagaaatgatgacatcattgaATTAAAGGATGATGTTTTCAGAATGTTTGATGTTGATATTTTGTAGAACTCGGATTCTGCCATGCTTCCCCTGTGTGAACTCTGACCTGTCGTTTCCTGATCCGGCCGGATAGTTCCTGATGGTcagtttgtgtctgtctgtttctctgtcagaTCCAAACTTTGTCCGAACCTTTCTGACAACCTATAGATCTTTCTGCAAACCCCAGGAGCTGCTAGACCTGCTCATGGAGAGGTAAGTTCACCTGTCGATCCTCACCTGCACCAATCAGACTGTGTTTACTGCTCTGAAGCAGCTCGATTCTGGTGGGGAGTGGAGATATTTAAACTCATCTGAGGTTACAGCAAAACAGAAGGACTGGAGCAAGGATACCTTTATCACATATGTGGCTGGAGTATCCGAAAAATGAAGATGGATTTTCTCCAAGCAcaacatcaaacacagaaatCCCCTCAGACAATCTGGTTCCCCTGAAGGGCAAAGCGCCCCAAACCAAACTCAGCAGTACGCTTCATGCAGTCCAATGAGCAGGTGAACAGacctgaagaagcctctcggatGAAATGTCTTCAGACCCTAAACAGAAGTCTTAGGTCTGAAGAACTGATCTCAGGTCAGATTTCTGTGATGTGGTCCAGGTTTGAGATCCCGGAGCCAAGGCCATCTGAGGTGGACCAGATGGAAGGAGAACAACCGCTCAGTGCTGAGCTTAAACGTTTCCGGAAGGAGTTTGTTCAGCCGGTCCAGCTCAGGTAGAAACTGCTGATCCAGGACCTGAATTGATGTGACGAGTCATTTGTAGAGTCACATGACCTGATGCAGAGAACCCAGTTATCTGACAGTAGCTTTTGTTCTATGTGTACAAGTTTACTTCTACAGCGTAGTAACTGCTGAATTAGCCCTTAGTCAGACCCAACTGTGCAGGAATGGGGATCTAGGCCCAGTCCAGGTGAGGGCGGTCCAGGTCAAGCATGACAGGAAGCAACTGAGGCAAAATCAACAGCTGTATGGCTGTAGTCCAATAACTGTCGATGGTTTTCATGCCTGATGTCGCAAATGGGTTCAGTTTAAGGGCAAAGATACTCGTGCTAACAAAGTAGCAATTAGCAGCTTTGGACTGTTTACTTGGAGGGACCTGGAAAGTCTCTAAGTGTAGACAGAAGTATTCTCACACCGGCCACCTGGGTTTACTGGCCGTGGAGGCGGAGGGTAAACCAATAGCGAAGCCATGTTTCTTCATTGTAGTTAATTAGAGGAAAAAGACTTTCAGCCTTGTGCGAGTTTAAAACGAGACCGCTGAGGACGATGTCGTCGCCGCAGAGTGCTGAATGTCTGTCGCCACTGGGTGGAGCATCACTTTTACGACTTTGAGAGAGACGCTCACCTGCTGAGTCGTCTGGAGGAGTTCATTGCCTCCGTCAGAGGTACGAACCTTTCCCGACAAATGACAGCTGTTTGTTGCTGACAGTGATGTAGACAGTTCGATCAGTGATCGCATGCGTTGCAGGTAAGGCAATGAGGAAGTGGGTGGAGTCTATCACAAAAATCATCCAGAGGAAGAAGCAGGTTCAGGTGAGCATACCCAGCCATAGCATCACCTTTCAGAGCTCTCCTCCGTCCATCGAGTGGCACACCTGTAGACCAGGTAACATTGACCAGTTTGACCTGATGACGCTGCACCCCATCGAGATTGGACGACAGCTGACCCTTCTGGAATCTGACTTCTACAGGTGATGTTGCTGACGCCTGTTGCATgcctgtctcacacctgtctctTGCCTGTCTCACACCTCTCCCACATCTACATGTCCTACAGAGCAGTCCAGCCATCAGAGCTGGTGGGCAGCGTGTGGAccaaagaggacaaagagatTCACTCCCCCAACCTGCTAAGGATGATCCGACACACCACCAACCTCACCCTATGCTTTGAAAAGTACGAATCGCAACAAACACACCTGAACAACCTGAGCTCCAAGTCCAATCGTCTCATAACATATTTAAATTCATGAcattaaacatgggtacagtttGAGTCCAACCAATCGGATGTTGGGGGAGGTGCTTCTGACTTCCACACAAACACCTTCACCATTATCCCCTCGGACTGGGTGACACATTTACCGtcaccctcttcctccgcctgacaccttgtctgtgtgttgtgttgtacaGGTGTATTGTAGAAACAGAGAATCTGGAAGAACGTGTTGCCGTTGTTTCAAGGATCATTGAGATCCTTCAGGTTTTTCAGGAGCTCAACAACTTTAATGGCGTTCTAGAGGTGGTCAGTGCCATGAACTCTTCTCCGGTTTACAGACTGGACCACACCTTTGAGGTAACAAGCTCTGGTCCAGGTCCCAGTTTTAGTGCTGAGTTTATTCCTTCCCTTCAATTTCATTTGCTCTTATTCTGTGATGTGAATGTCAAAAGTTAcaccgccatctagtggcagGAGAGTCACACTACAACTATTTTACAAGAAGAATCAGTTGACTCATTTCCCGTCATCCGCTAAGGACTGTTTCCACATTGTTGAAATATTAAGGCAACTTTTATAATGccaagaaatgttttttttagcaaaaccgttgtcatggaaacagggTCTCAGTCAGATCTGTGAGTAAGAATAGGACAGCGGTGTAATGTTGTGGGACGGGTGTAGAGTCCGGGGGGAAATGAAAATTGTAGCTCTTGAAggttattttcttattttcagcAAATTGCAAGTCGTCAGAGGAAAATCCTGGAAGAAGCTCATGAACTGAGTGAAGATCACTACAAGAAATATTTAGCCAAACTACGCTCCATTAACCCCCCCTGTGTCCCCTTCTTTGGTACGCTCCAGCTCGCCATTTAATTATAGTGTCTGAACCTGACAGTtagtaattgtgtgtgtgtgtgtgtgtgtgtgtttgtgtgtcagggATCTATCTGACCAACATCTTAAAGACAGAGGAGGGGAACCCCGACTTTCTGCGGCGTCATGGTAAAGACCTGATAAACTTCAGCAAGAGAAGGAAAGTGGCTGAGATCACTGGAGAGATCCAACAGTACCAGAACCAACCATACTGCCTGAGAGTGGAGAATGACATCAGGGTCGGTGTGatatcacttcctgtttacacagTACATTAACACAGCATGTGATTCTGAGTTCTCTGTATTTGTGGAGCAGAAGTTCTTTGAGAACCTCAACCCAATGGAGGACATGTGTGAGAAAGACTTTGCTGATCATCTGTTCAACAAATCTCTGGAGATTGAACCTCGAAATGCCAGATCGTTACCTCGATTTGTAAGTGTAGCCATGGTAACCAAATGCAATGCTTACAAGTGTCATTACCAAGATTAGTGCCTTGGTCCAGAAAGGATATCCACAATGGACATAGGGATGTATCCGTCCCCATCATCTGCACGCTAACACCTTGCTGCTTACATCTGAGCTTaagctcctcatcctcctttttCCAGGTGAAGAAGTACAACTGTCCATTGAAGTCTCCAGGGATCCGCCCCACATCGGTTAGGCCAAGCACCATGAGACACCCGACACCTCTGCAGAACGAACCCAGAAAGATCAGCTACAGCCGCGTCCCTGACAATGAGGCAGAAGGAGGAGCAGTCTCCGCCCCTAACTCACCCCGAACCcccctgactccgccccctgcCTCTGCCGCCTCCAGCTCCACTGATGTTGGCAGCGTGTTTGACTCGCCACAGGGTCCCAGCAGCCCATTTCACTCCAGTAAGACCCGCCCACTGGTCTGGCATTGATCAGACATGAATCATCGTCCTATTGGTTGAGACAACAATGCTAGTATGAATCACAGGCACAGACATACAGGATGTAACGCTGACAAAAAGCTCCTTCATGCTAGGATGTCGGCTGGAAGAAGATCTCTCCCTGTTAGGGTTAGGCGCCTccatgatcggcgcacctggagcaatTGGGaggcggtgccttgctcaagggcacctcggcagtgctctgagggtaaaactagcccctctccagccacaaGTACACGTTCTTCATTCCGTCTGGGCTGGGTTGTCTTCTTCAGCCCAAGGCCCCACCCACTGAGCAAATAGCCTTTAACGGTGGTAaacagttagcttagcat includes the following:
- the LOC137906428 gene encoding son of sevenless homolog 1-like, with amino-acid sequence MQQLQYDFFSDENAAKWRGLLVPALEKVLNQVHPNLVSQQEALQYIEELILLLLSMLCQAQPRSVQDVEERVQKSFPHPIDKWAIADAQTAIEKRKRRNPLALPVEKIHPLLKEVLGYKVDHQVSVYLVAVLEYISADILKLAGNYVRNIRHYEISQQDITVAMCADKVLMDMFHQDEDDISGFPLMDEEPSANEEQTYCELVRSFMSDGRQYLRQLNLLIKVFREPFTSSTMLFSQHDVDSVFSRIVDVHEVTVKLLGLVEDTVEMTDEGSPHPLVGSCFEDLAEELAFDPYETYAQDILRSGFHEHFLSQVSKPGAAFHLQSICEGFKEAVQYVLPRLLLSPVYHCLHLFEILKQLEEKSQDEEDKECLKQAITALLNLQSSMERICSRNLSKRRLSESACRFYSHQMKGKHRAIKKMNEIQKNIDGWEGKDIGQCCNEFIMEGTLTRVGAKHERHIFLFDGLMICCKSNHGPPRLPGAGSTAEYRLKEKFFMRKVQINDKDDKEGEYRHAFEIILKDGNSVVFAAKSAEEKNGWMAALISLQYRSTLERMLDSAMLQEEKEEQVRLPGAEVYRFSEADSEENIVFEENVQSKSGIPIIKAGTVLKLIERLTFHMYADPNFVRTFLTTYRSFCKPQELLDLLMERFEIPEPRPSEVDQMEGEQPLSAELKRFRKEFVQPVQLRVLNVCRHWVEHHFYDFERDAHLLSRLEEFIASVRGKAMRKWVESITKIIQRKKQVQVSIPSHSITFQSSPPSIEWHTCRPGNIDQFDLMTLHPIEIGRQLTLLESDFYRAVQPSELVGSVWTKEDKEIHSPNLLRMIRHTTNLTLCFEKCIVETENLEERVAVVSRIIEILQVFQELNNFNGVLEVVSAMNSSPVYRLDHTFEQIASRQRKILEEAHELSEDHYKKYLAKLRSINPPCVPFFGIYLTNILKTEEGNPDFLRRHGKDLINFSKRRKVAEITGEIQQYQNQPYCLRVENDIRKFFENLNPMEDMCEKDFADHLFNKSLEIEPRNARSLPRFVKKYNCPLKSPGIRPTSVRPSTMRHPTPLQNEPRKISYSRVPDNEAEGGAVSAPNSPRTPLTPPPASAASSSTDVGSVFDSPQGPSSPFHSTCESIFSLPHGPRSSSVSSMVSFSRPPEDVSVPPPVPPRRRPESLPAESSPSKIVSQLESPPAVPPRQPTCRLLPPRYSSSSPPPDSPPSLPPREPLGSPLHLLPPPQGRPCCELLPQAFFPSSPANADSVGSSSPPLPVVPSPAPSTRRMPLPSPPLPPLDGPPVPPRHLVPKLPPKTYKRESLSHAPLLENPPAL